GTTTCTGCGCTGAACTGAGCTTGGCCGTTATCACTATCAGTAATGGTTAACGCACCATCAACCCTTAATAATCCCGAGTGAACGTCTTTATCTTCAGTGAGTGAGGCCGTTGCAGAGCCCGCAATCACGGCTTTATCGTCAGTACCGTTAATGGTCACGGTGACTTGTTGTTCAGTGCCATCGACCGAATGCACCAGCAGGGTATCAGTTACCGACTCACCCGTTTTTAAGCCTTGAATCGTGGCTTGTGAGTTATCCGCGGTGTAGGTCCAATGGCCGAGATTATTGATAGTCAGCGTACCAAATTGACCTTGCAGGGTTTCTGCGCTGAACTGAGCTTGGCCGTTATCACTATCAGTAATGGTTAACGCACCATCAACCCTTAATAATCCCGAGTGAACGTCTTTATCTTCAGTGAGTGAGGCCGTTGCAGTGCCCGCAATCACTGCTTTATCGTCAGTGCCGTTAATGGTCACGGTGACTTGTTGTTCAGTGCCATCAACAGAGTGAACCAGCAGGGTGTCAGTTACCGACTCACCCGTTTTTAGACCTTGAATCGTGGCTTGTGCGTTATCCGCGGTGTAGGTCCAATGGCCGAGATTATTGATAGTCAGCGTACCAAATTGACCTTGCAGGGTTTCTGCGCTGAACTGAGCTTGGCCGTTATCACTATCAGTAATGGTTAACGCACCATCAACCCTTAATAATCCCGAGTGAACGTCTTTATCTTCAGTGAGTGAGGCCGTTGCAGAGCCCGCAATCACGGCTTTATCGTCAGTACCGTTAATGGTCACGGTGACTTGTTGTTCAGTGCCATCGACCGAATGCACCAGCAATGTGTCAGTTACTGATTCACCCGTTTTCAGACCTTGAATGTTGGCTTGTGCGTTATCCGCGGTGTAGGTCCAATGGCCGAGATTATTGATAGTCAGCGTACCAAATTGACCTTGCAGGGTTTCTGCGCTGAACTGAGCTTGGCCGTTATCACTATCAGTAATGGTTAACGCACCATCAACCCTTAATAATCCCGAGTGAACGTCTTTATCTTCAGTGAGTGTTGCGGTTGAAGTGCCTGCAATCACTGCTTTATCGTCAGTACCGTTAATGGTCACGGTGACTTGTTGTTCAGTGCCATCAACAGAGTGAACCAGCAGGGTGTCAGTTACCGACTCACCCGTTTTTAGACCTTGAATCGTGGCTTGTGCGTTATCCGCGGTGTAGGTCCAATGGCCGAGATTATTGATAGTCAGCGTACCGAATTGGCCTTTTAGGCTTTCGGCATTGAACTGGGCTTGGCCGTTATCACTATCAGTAATGGTTAACGCACCATCAACCCTTAATAATCCCGAGTGAACGTCTTTATCTTCAGTGAGTGTTGCGGTTGAAGTGCCTGCAATCACTGCTTTATCGTCAGTACCGTTAATGGTCACGGTGACTTGTTGTTCAGTGCCATCAACAGAGTGAACCAGCAATGTGTCAGTTACTGATTCACCCGTTTTCAGACCTTGAATGTTGGCTTGTGCGTTATCCGCGGTGTAGGTCCAATGGCCGAGATTATTGATAGTCAGCGTACCAAATTGACCTTGCAGGGTTTCTGCGCTGAACTGAGCTTGGCCGTTATCACTATCAGTAATGGTTAACGCACCATCAACCCTTAATAATCCCGAGTGAACGTCTTTATCTTCAGTGAGTGAGGCCGTTGCAGAGCCCGCAATCACGGCTTTATCGTCAGTACCGTTAATGGTCACGGTGACTTGTTGTTCAGTGCCATCGACCGAATGCACCAGCAATGTGTCAGTTACTGATTCACCCGTTTTCAGACCTTGAATGTTGGCTTGTGCGTTATCCGCGGTGTAGGTCCAATGGCCGAGATTATTGATAGTCAGCGTACCAAATTGACCTTGCAGGGTTTCTGCGCTGAACTGAGCTTGGCCGTTATCACTATCAGTAATGGTTAACGCACCATCAACCCTTAATAATCCCGAGTGAACGTCTTTATCTTCAGTGAGTGTTGCGGTTGAAGTGCCTGCAATCACTGCTTTATCGTCAGTACCGTTAATGGTCACGGTGACTTGTTGTTCAGTGCCATCAACAGAGTGAACCAGCAATGTGTCAGTTACTGATTCACCCGTTTTCAGACCTTGAATGTTGGCTTGTGCGTTATCCGCGGTGTAGGTCCAATGGCCGAGATTATTGATAGTCAGCGTACCAAATTGACCTTGCAGGGTTTCTGCGCTGAACTGAGCTTGGCCGTTATCACTATCAGTAATGGTTAACGCACCATCAACCCTTAATAATCCCGAGTGAACGTCTTTATCTTCAGTGAGTGAGGCCGTTGCAGAGCCCGCAATCACGGCTTTATCGTCAGTACCGTTAATGGTCACGGTGACTTGTTGTTCAGTGCCATCGACCGAATGCACCAGCAATGTGTCAGTTACTGATTCACCCGTTTTCAGACCTTGAATGTTGGCTTGTGCGTTATCCGCGGTGTAGGTCCAATGGCCGAGATTATTGATAGTCAGCGTACCAAATTGACCTTGCAGGGTTTCTGCGCTGAACTGAGCTTGGCCGTTATCACTATCAGTAATGGTTAACGCACCATCAACCCTTAATAATCCCGAGTGAACGTCTTTATCTTCAGTGAGTGTTGCGGTTGAAGTGCCTGCAATCACTGCTTTATCGTCAGTACCGTTAATGGTCACGGTGACTTGTTGTTCAGTGCCATCAACAGAGTGAACCAGCAATGTGTCAGTTACTGATTCACCCGTTTTCAGACCTTGAATGTTGGCTTGTGCGTTATCCGCGGTGTAGGTCCAATGGCCGAGATTATTGATAGTCAGCGTACCAAATTGACCTTGCAGGGTTTCTGCGCTGAACTGAGCTTGGCCGTTATCACTATCAGTAATGGTTAACGCACCATCAACCCTTAATAATCCCGAGTGAACGTCTTTATCTTCAGTGAGTGAGGCCGTTGCAGAGCCCGCAATCACGGCTTTATCGTCAGTACCGTTAATGGTCACGGTGACTTGTTGTTCAGTGCCATCGACCGAATGCACCAGCAATGTGTCAGTTACTGATTCACCCGTTTTCAGACCTTGAATGTTGGCTTGTGCGTTATCCGCGGTGTAGGTCCAATGGCCGAGATTATTGATAGTCAGCGTACCGAATTGGCCTTTTAGGCTTTCGGCATTGAACTGGGCTTGGCCGTTATCACTATCAGTAATGGTTAACGCACCATCAACCCTTAATAATCCCGAGTGAACGTCTTTATCTTCAGTGAGTGTTGCGGTTGAAGTGCCTGCAATCACTGCTTTATCGTCAGTACCGTTAATGGTCACGGTGACTTGTTGTTCAGTGCCATCAACAGAGTGAACCAGCAATGTGTCAGTTACTGATTCACCCGTTTTCAGACCTTGAATGTTGGCTTGTGCGTTATCCGCGGTGTAGGTCCAATGGCCGAGATTATTGATAGTCAGCGTACCAAATTGACCTTGCAGGGTTTCTGCGCTGAACTGAGCTTGGCCGTTATCACTATCAGTAATGGTTAACGCACCATCAACCCTTAATAATCCCGAGTGAACGTCTTTATCTTCAGTGAGTGAGGCCGTTGCAGAGCCCGCAATCACGGCTTTATCGTCAGTACCGTTAATGGTCACGGTGACTTGTTGTTCAGTGCCATCGACCGAATGCACCAGCAGGGTATCAGTTACCGACTCACCCGTTTTTAAGCCTTGAATCGTGGCTTGTGAGTTATCCGCGGTGTAGGTCCAATGGCCGAGATTATTGATAGTCAGCGTACCAAATTGACCTTGCAGGGTTTCTGCGCTGAACTGAGCTTGGCCGTTATCACTATCAGTAATGGTTAACGCACCATCAACCCTTAATAATCCCGAGTGAACGTCTTTATCTTCAGTGAGTGAGGCCGTTGCAGTGCCCGCAATCACTGCTTTATCGTCAGTGCCGTTAATGGTCACGGTGACTTGTTGTTCAGTGCCATCAACAGAGTGAACCAGCAGGGTGTCAGTTACCGACTCACCCGTTTTTAGACCTTGAATCGTGGCTTGTGCGTTATCCGCGGTGTAGGTCCAATGGCCGAGATTATTGATAGTCAGCGTACCAAATTGACCTTGCAGGGTTTCTGCGCTGAACTGAGCTTGGCCGTTATCACTATCAGTAATGGTTAACGCACCATCAACCCTTAATAATCCCGAGTGAACGTCTTTATCTTCAGTGAGTGAGGCCGTTGCAGAGCCCGCAATCACGGCTTTATCGTCAGTACCGTTAATGGTCACGGTGACTTGTTGTTCAGTGCCATCGACCGAATGCACCAGCAATGTGTCAGTTACTGATTCACCCGTTTTCAGACCTTGAATGTTGGCTTGTGCGTTATCCGCGGTGTAGGTCCAATGGCCGAGATTATTGATAGTCAGCGTACCAAATTGACCTTGCAGGGTTTCTGCGCTGAACTGAGCTTGGCCGTTATCACTATCAGTAATGGTTAACGCACCATCAACCCTTAATAATCCCGAGTGAACGTCTTTATCTTCAGTGAGTGTTGCGGTTGAAGTGCCTGCAATCACTGCTTTATCGTCAGTACCGTTAATGGTCACGGTGACTTGTTGTTCAGTGCCATCAACAGAGTGAACCAGCAATGTGTCAGTTACTGATTCACCCGTTTTCAGACCTTGAATGTTGGCTTGTGCGTTATCCGCGGTGTAGGTCCAATGGCCGAGATTATTGATAGTCAGCGTACCAAATTGACCTTGCAGGGTTTCTGCGCTGAACTGAGCTTGGCCGTTATCACTATCAGTAATGGTTAACGCACCATCAACCCTTAATAATCCCGAGTGAACGTCTTTATCTTCAGTGAGTGAGGCCGTTGCAGAGCCCGCAATCACGGCTTTATCGTCAGTACCGTTAATGGTCACGGTGACTTGTTGTTCAGTGCCATCGACCGAATGCACCAGCAGGGTATCAGTTACCGACTCACCCGTTTTTAAGCCTTGAATCGTGGCTTGTGAGTTATCCGCGGTGTAGGTCCAATGGCCGAGATTATTGATAGTCAGCGTACCAAATTGACCTTGCAGGGTTTCTGCGCTGAACTGAGCTTGGCCGTTATCACTATCAGTAATGGTTAACGCACCATCAACCCTTAATAATCCCGAGTGAACGTCTTTATCTTCAGTGAGTGAGGCCGTTGCAGTGCCCGCAATCACTGCTTTATCGTCAGTGCCGTTAATGGTCACGGTGACTTGTTGTTCAGTGCCATCAACAGAGTGAACCAGCAGGGTGTCAGTTACCGACTCACCCGTTTTTAGACCTTGAATCGTGGCTTGTGCGTTATCCGCGGTGTAGGTCCAATGGCCGAGATTATTGATAGTCAGCGTACCAAATTGACCTTGCAGGGTTTCTGCGCTGAACTGAGCTTGGCCACTATCAACATCGGTGATGGTTAACGCACCGTCTACACGTAACATTCCGAATTGTAGGTCTTTATCTTCGGTGACCGAACCTGAATTTATTCCACCTATTTGAGCACTTTCATTGGTGCCGTGAACTTCTATGGTGACAATTTGTGTGACGGGTTTACCTGAGCTATCTGTAGCTGTGATTTGAAAATGTTCAGTAGCAATATCGCCCGCATTTAGCCCCAATGTTTGAGTTGATTGATTATCAAGTTGGTAATGCCATTCTCCGGTTAATGGGTCAATAGTCAGTTGGCCGAATTGACCTTGAGTTTGATTAACTCCCCAAACACTGATGTCGCCTTTATCGGGATCTGTTGCTGTGAGCTTTCCGTTAGCACTATCAATTGCACCAAGCTCATTCAGGCTTGCTTGATGTAATCCCGATATGACAGGGAGATCATTACTACCTTGAATTTCTATTGCGATGACGGCGGAAACTTTATCGCCATTATTGTCAGTTGCAGTAATGGTAAATTGCTCAGTTTGATGCTCACCTTCATTCAAGGCGTCGGTATTGGAATTAGTGTTATCCAGTATGTATTGCCATTGGCCTGTGGTTGGATTGAGAACCAATTGCCCGAATGTTCCTTGAGTATTTTCTGCGCCCCAACTGACATTAGATGTTTGCGTTCCTTCGGCTTGAAGCGTGCCACTTGCTGAACTTATTTGCTCATCTTCTTTTAAATTTGGAATTGATGCTTGACTTAAAATCGTGGTTGGCCTTTCGTGAGTGCCAGTGCCAGTGCCAGTGCCAGTGCCAGTGCCAGTGCCAGTGCCAGTGCCAGTGCCAGTGCCAGTGCCAGTGCCAGTGCCAGTGCCAGTGCCAGTGCCAGTGCCAGTGCCAGTGCCAGTGCCAGTGCCAGTGCCAGTGCCAGTGCCAGTGCCAGTGCCAGTGCCAGTGCCAGTGCCAGTGCCAGTGCCAGTGCCAGTGCCAGTGCCAGTGCCAGTGCCAGTGCCAGTGCCAGTGCCAGTAGCTGTCATCGTTGATATTTGATGGTCTACCGAGCTGATTAAAAATGATGTCGTAGTATGGTGATTTGCTAAACTTATTTGTGGCGTTCTAAATTGGCTAATATCTTGTGTTTGAGTGTGGCCGCCTTGAAAAAGACTATTTGAAGTTATTCCAGTGGTCTCAGTAGAGCCACTTTCTTTGATAGGGGAAGGTGGCTTTGTTGCAGCGGTTTCTAATGTGGTATCGACTTGTGAACTTGGTTCGAGGCTCTGCGCTTGTTTGCCTGAGCTATCCGAATCATTTTCAGTCGTAGCTGCGAGTTCTGAGCCTTGTAGTTGTGCAGTTTTAGCACTTTCAGTTTGAGTAGTTGGTGCTTCTGCTTGATTCGCTAATAAAGTAGAGGACGATTTATCTGCCACTAAGTCTTGATTGAGTGAGCCTGAAATTTTTGTCGCATCTCTGGCTTCTTTAGCTTTTATTTTTTCCGCTTCAGCAGTGATTTTTTTTACTGCTGTCTTCGCTTTGTTATCGCGCTTTTTTTGTTCACTTTCTTGTGCAGTTATTTTGACATTTGACTCGTTGTTATTGTGTTTGTCCTTACTCATGCTGGGACTCCTATCTTTCGCCAAATGCTTCGTTAATATTGGTAAATACGGGTTTCCATAGGTATTGGAAAACACTCTTCTCACCCGTGACAATATCAGCTTCACCTGTCATGCCTGGTATGAGTTCAAACTGGCTGGGGTTATCTAAGAAATAAGGCTTATCTATGGATAGTTGCACCTTGTAGAATACGCCGCCTTTTTCATCGGAGTCAGTACTGGGTGAAATACGCTTTACTACACCGTCAAGTGCGCCATAACGGCTGTAATCAAATGCATCAATTTTAATTCGTGCACTTTGTCCAACGTGAACAAAGCCTATGTCTCGGGGTGATAGTTTAATTTCCATTAGACCTGTTTTTGTCATAGGCACAATAACAGCCACAGTACCTCCCGGTTGAATGACACTGCCAGTTGAACTTGTTGGAATGGATTGAATAATGCCATCAACTGGGGCGGTGACAGTATTTTGGGAGACTAAAGAGTCAGAAGATTTAAGCCTTGCGACCACTCCGAGCAATTCTGCCTGGGTATCAGTACGTCTCTCGCCGACTTCTTTAAATAGCGATGCCTGTTTTTGCTTAAGCTGTCGCTCTAAATTGATGAGGTTTTTAGACAGCACTTGCTGCTTACTTTCCATTGATTTGAGTTCACGCATGTAGGAATCAAGTTTTTGTTGAGACTCTAAAATGCGTAACTTAGAGACCGCTTGTTCTGCTGTGACTGACAGCATCATTTTCAGGGTTTGTTCAGCAGTTTGTATTTGATCGCTCAGTGGCGGGATTTCTGCTTTGAGACCATCAAGTTCTGCTTGGGTTTTGGCTATATCGGATTCTGATAATTGTTCCATTGCTATACGCTCTTCATTCATTCGTCTTAAAGCGGAAGTATGAAGTCGGAGTAGCTCAGGGTACTCGATGGCAAATTCGCTAAAGTCAGCCTCTCTTTGTTCAGCAAAGGCGTCATAACGCTCGATTCGCATGATAAGGTTGGCACGTTTACTGGTTAACTCTTCTTCAGCTGATAAGCTGTCGATAGACACAAAGCTTGCTAAAATATCGCCTTTTTTAACCACATCACCTTCTTCTACCACTACTGACGCAATGGTGCCACCTGCACGGCTTTGGATCACTTGTCGATGACCTAATGGCACGACTTGTCCTTTAGACTTTGATATTTCTTCTACATCAGTAAAAACAGACCAAATCAGCATACATAAAATTGATCCAGTGATGATTAAAATGACATTGCGAATCATTTTTCGTTCTGCTGGTGCTTCAATGGCCTCTGCAAATTCATGTTCAGGCCACACTCTGTTAGCTAGTTGACGATTATCCATTAGTTGGAGACTCCTGCATGGCTTGGTCTGAAGGTGATGTTGTTGAAGCTTGGGGAGATTCAGAAGCTTTATCTGGAATAGGCCCAGCGTATACAACAGCGCCTTTATCTAGAATGACGACTTTATCAGCATGTTTAATTAAATCTTGATCGTGACTAGTAAACAATACGGTGGATTTACCTTTGAGGTTTAGTAAGGTTTCAATTAATTTAGCCTTAGACGCAGGGTTACGGTGAGGCAAGGGTTCATCTAATAATATGAATGGCGATTGCTTTATGAAGGCTCTGGCTAAATTGATATAACTGCCTTCAATGGCTGAGAGCATGGCATTATTCTCGCCCAATAAGTCGACGGTTAAGTCATTATTGATACTTTTAAAAAAGCTTTCGCCGCCAGCATTGACCAGCGCTGCAATGATTTGTTCATCGCTAGCGCCGGGTTTAGCAATTCTGATATTTTCGGCTAATGAACCCGGGAATATGTCAGGTTGTGATGGGCTGTAAGCTGCCCAGTGACGAAACTGCTCAGTATCGTACTGTTTTAGGTTCTTGCCATTTAAGGTCACAAAGCCTGCTTGGGCTTCAAGTACGCCAAGCGCGCTGAGTAATAGTGTTGATTTACCACAGGCATTGGGGCCAATAATCGCAACCAGTTCGCCCGGTTCAACATCAAATGTCACACCTGATAATGCTGCCTCCCCCTCAGCTTTATAGCGCAAAGTGAGATGCTGAAACGCTATCGAAGGAGCCTTGGCATTATCGGGCGTATCTAGTCTTAACTCTGACTGTTCAGTGCTTGCTTGCATGAAACGATCAAACTGTTTCACAGCAATGTCCATCATGGTGAACTTTTGCTTAGATGAAAACGCTAATTGTGCAGGACCAGTAATGCGCCAAATCATCATCACGCAAGCAATTAGTGCACCTGGCGATATTGTTTGATCTAACACTAAAAAGATACCTGTAAAAACGGTTATCAACGCAGTAAATAGACTCAAAGAGTGAGCCACAGCGGCATTAAGACCATTGCGTTTTGCATAAAGGAAGTTTTGGCGACTGTTTTCTTGGCTTTGGCGAATGAATTTTGTTTGCCAAGCTTCAGTGTCGCCCGCGGCTTTTAGTTGCAGTAAATTTTTTGATAATTCACTCATGGCATTTTGATACTCGCCACTGATGGTGGGTGATGCTGCTTGCACATAACGGCTCAATACTTTCATGACCAAGTAATACAGAATCAACATGCCAATTGGCACTAACACTAACCAGCCAC
This window of the Shewanella goraebulensis genome carries:
- a CDS encoding HlyD family type I secretion periplasmic adaptor subunit, whose protein sequence is MDNRQLANRVWPEHEFAEAIEAPAERKMIRNVILIITGSILCMLIWSVFTDVEEISKSKGQVVPLGHRQVIQSRAGGTIASVVVEEGDVVKKGDILASFVSIDSLSAEEELTSKRANLIMRIERYDAFAEQREADFSEFAIEYPELLRLHTSALRRMNEERIAMEQLSESDIAKTQAELDGLKAEIPPLSDQIQTAEQTLKMMLSVTAEQAVSKLRILESQQKLDSYMRELKSMESKQQVLSKNLINLERQLKQKQASLFKEVGERRTDTQAELLGVVARLKSSDSLVSQNTVTAPVDGIIQSIPTSSTGSVIQPGGTVAVIVPMTKTGLMEIKLSPRDIGFVHVGQSARIKIDAFDYSRYGALDGVVKRISPSTDSDEKGGVFYKVQLSIDKPYFLDNPSQFELIPGMTGEADIVTGEKSVFQYLWKPVFTNINEAFGER
- a CDS encoding peptidase domain-containing ABC transporter, producing MSTSDVELKPLIVELFKQLGLYTQASNISSDNNTIQLNTLGLSRLLKKHQIDFTVTNNSAKHLHLSIHPFLVIPQDKAGFIVRRQANVFEKFQDNQWQRFDLTQIDDSAYIFLIESLPTTKKNVQAFAAHMSKRTKWYRPVFWLSLLASLTGLAVPLFTMAVYDRVIGGQTPAILPSIALGGLLAVGILVSTRLARAQILATTSNRFARDLSEITFYRLLHMPLMVLSRVGISNHIARMRNAEKVRMLLSGPGGGGLVDLPFTLIALFAIMFLSGWLVLVPIGMLILYYLVMKVLSRYVQAASPTISGEYQNAMSELSKNLLQLKAAGDTEAWQTKFIRQSQENSRQNFLYAKRNGLNAAVAHSLSLFTALITVFTGIFLVLDQTISPGALIACVMMIWRITGPAQLAFSSKQKFTMMDIAVKQFDRFMQASTEQSELRLDTPDNAKAPSIAFQHLTLRYKAEGEAALSGVTFDVEPGELVAIIGPNACGKSTLLLSALGVLEAQAGFVTLNGKNLKQYDTEQFRHWAAYSPSQPDIFPGSLAENIRIAKPGASDEQIIAALVNAGGESFFKSINNDLTVDLLGENNAMLSAIEGSYINLARAFIKQSPFILLDEPLPHRNPASKAKLIETLLNLKGKSTVLFTSHDQDLIKHADKVVILDKGAVVYAGPIPDKASESPQASTTSPSDQAMQESPTNG